Proteins co-encoded in one Meiothermus sp. genomic window:
- a CDS encoding nucleotidyltransferase domain-containing protein, with the protein MTPILLPERIVQVLRVICPILNDAQVEWATSGSLALALHGLPVVPKDVVLKTDRVGVEQTARLLVEYLSHPPGLHLGVRLIRAYMAQLKIQGLEVEVMGNLEFQSPDGRWNPAPDFRHRRTVIDYLGLSIPVVSLEFLFALYTQLQRPGRAALIKARLEALGGGLG; encoded by the coding sequence ATGACACCTATTTTGCTGCCCGAACGAATCGTCCAGGTGCTACGGGTTATCTGCCCCATCCTGAACGATGCTCAAGTGGAATGGGCGACGAGCGGCAGCCTGGCCCTGGCCCTGCATGGGTTGCCGGTGGTGCCCAAGGATGTAGTCCTTAAAACCGACCGGGTGGGGGTCGAACAGACAGCCCGACTGCTAGTCGAGTACCTCAGCCATCCGCCGGGTCTGCACCTGGGGGTGCGTTTGATACGCGCGTACATGGCTCAGCTCAAGATTCAAGGCCTCGAGGTCGAGGTCATGGGAAACCTGGAATTCCAGAGCCCAGATGGTCGCTGGAACCCCGCACCAGACTTCCGGCACAGGCGCACTGTAATCGACTACCTGGGCCTCAGCATCCCGGTGGTTTCGCTGGAGTTTTTGTTTGCGCTGTACACCCAGCTCCAGCGCCCAGGCCGGGCAGCCCTGATCAAAGCCCGTTTAGAAGCCCTGGGTGGTGGGTTGGGTTAG
- a CDS encoding GNAT family N-acetyltransferase encodes MNRPVAQAHLSQLAELLCWMDETPERRSLAPEARTPEGLWWEVLAGEDEKAWVWLEAGRVQGYGALVPFWDGAALEGPIIRGGNGKALLEHLIRKARQEGYPTLYAFPEASNHQARALLEQMGFSAEHTTYFYAIGRTDLAYPVPVGYKIERAEPCDPKVYRDLYSRVEDGWSLRLHWTDEELRQHFIGSEVELFMAYADTTGEPVGLAELELDDTQAEIAYIGVVPQARGKGLGRALLGAAAEWAFANPQIETLQVRAHDHEKAAQALYKRLGFQQTSAVVTYALELY; translated from the coding sequence ATGAACCGACCCGTCGCACAAGCCCACCTTTCGCAGCTCGCCGAGCTGCTCTGCTGGATGGATGAAACACCCGAGCGCCGTTCGCTGGCCCCTGAGGCACGTACCCCCGAAGGGCTGTGGTGGGAGGTGCTGGCCGGCGAGGACGAAAAAGCCTGGGTCTGGCTCGAGGCTGGCCGGGTACAGGGATATGGCGCTTTGGTTCCCTTCTGGGACGGGGCAGCCCTCGAGGGCCCCATCATCCGCGGGGGCAACGGTAAAGCGCTTTTGGAGCACCTGATCAGAAAAGCCCGCCAGGAAGGATATCCCACCCTTTATGCCTTCCCCGAGGCTAGCAACCATCAGGCTCGAGCCCTGCTAGAGCAGATGGGCTTTTCTGCTGAGCACACCACTTATTTCTACGCCATTGGCCGCACCGATCTGGCTTATCCCGTTCCTGTCGGCTACAAGATTGAGCGGGCCGAGCCCTGCGACCCCAAGGTGTACCGCGATCTGTACAGCCGCGTCGAGGATGGCTGGAGCCTTCGGCTACACTGGACCGACGAAGAGCTGCGCCAGCACTTTATCGGCTCCGAAGTCGAGCTTTTTATGGCCTACGCCGATACCACCGGGGAGCCTGTGGGTCTGGCCGAGCTCGAACTCGACGATACCCAGGCCGAGATCGCTTACATCGGGGTGGTGCCGCAAGCCCGGGGCAAGGGCCTGGGGCGAGCGCTGTTGGGGGCTGCTGCCGAATGGGCCTTTGCCAATCCGCAGATCGAGACCCTACAGGTGCGCGCCCATGACCACGAAAAAGCCGCTCAGGCTCTTTATAAGCGACTGGGTTTCCAGCAGACCAGTGCCGTTGTGACCTACGCGCTCGAGCTTTACTAA